Proteins from one Mucilaginibacter jinjuensis genomic window:
- a CDS encoding zinc-dependent metalloprotease → MKYYLPITAAMLALSGVSFAQNRQPGEGGGRATEARPAATIASITQNLKKYEGFYNFYYDDKSGKIYLEIDKFDKDFLYFNALADGVGNGGAERGQSTSVITHFTKVGPKVFLVQPVTNYRSVNGNADEKKAVENAFAKSILWGFTPAAVEGDKVLVDMTPFLIRDVQRIGDNLGTGRGNLGSAIAAAGRGAAPAGGGYRLDETRSAINIENTKNFPKNSEFEALITFTGGGSGGGRRGGGVAADPSAVTLRMHQAFVQLPDDGFKPRKFDPRSGFNEFSYYDFSSPMNEPLIKRFTARHRLEKKNPNAAISEPVEPIVYYIDRGAPELIKKALIEGGSWWNQAFEAAGYKNAFIVKELPEGADPMDMRYNVVNWVNRSGSPQRAFSYGMSYIDPRTGEILKGEVTLGSDRHRQDYLLAEGLLQPYIDGKPIPKAMEQMALARIRQLSAHEIGHTLGLYHNYTSSTHDRASVMDYPFPRFSMKADGSIDVSDAYAKGIGSWDKRAIMWGYSDFPKGTNEDEALDKIMKETLAQGHIFIPDIGGGVHPLSHQWDDGVNPVDQLTKLMTIRRHILDNFSEKAIRQDAPMSTLEEVLVPMYLLHRYQIEAVSNSIGGLYFTHALKNDGETVTKMIDPAEQWRSIDGLLSTITPEALALPEGLIEKIPPRPVGFPSTVETFGGHTGVTFDPLGAAESAASTTLGYLLDADRAARLIEYNSRDEKQPGFMPMVDKLLEKTWKAPIEPGYKGELHILVNNLTTKYLLQLAANSRAGENVRGEALLEITELSTWMGSQLVSASPKQKAAIYFALSQINEFQKNPEKFQPAEPLDMPPGAPIGMPSNEFEF, encoded by the coding sequence ATGAAGTATTATTTACCCATAACTGCGGCTATGCTGGCCTTAAGCGGGGTGTCGTTCGCGCAGAACAGGCAACCGGGCGAAGGCGGAGGTCGTGCAACCGAAGCAAGGCCTGCTGCGACGATTGCCTCTATCACCCAAAACCTTAAAAAGTACGAGGGATTTTATAACTTTTATTACGATGATAAAAGCGGTAAAATTTACCTCGAGATCGACAAATTCGATAAGGATTTCCTTTACTTCAACGCGCTTGCAGATGGCGTGGGTAATGGTGGAGCCGAGCGAGGCCAATCAACATCGGTAATTACTCATTTTACAAAGGTTGGGCCGAAGGTGTTTTTGGTGCAGCCCGTTACCAATTACCGTTCGGTAAATGGTAATGCCGATGAGAAAAAAGCGGTAGAGAATGCCTTTGCCAAATCAATACTTTGGGGCTTTACCCCGGCAGCTGTTGAGGGCGATAAGGTACTGGTAGATATGACCCCTTTCCTGATCCGGGATGTTCAGCGGATTGGAGATAACCTGGGTACCGGTCGTGGTAACCTGGGCAGCGCTATTGCAGCCGCCGGTCGTGGTGCCGCACCAGCCGGTGGTGGTTACCGTTTAGACGAAACACGTTCGGCCATTAATATCGAGAACACAAAAAACTTTCCTAAAAATAGTGAGTTTGAAGCGCTGATCACTTTTACAGGTGGTGGTAGCGGCGGAGGCCGTAGAGGTGGTGGTGTTGCTGCCGATCCAAGTGCGGTAACCTTGCGCATGCACCAAGCCTTTGTACAATTGCCTGATGATGGCTTTAAACCACGCAAGTTCGACCCTCGCTCTGGTTTTAATGAGTTTAGTTATTACGATTTTTCATCCCCGATGAATGAGCCGCTGATTAAACGTTTTACAGCCCGTCACCGTTTAGAAAAGAAAAACCCTAATGCCGCCATCAGCGAACCGGTAGAGCCGATTGTTTACTACATAGACCGTGGTGCGCCAGAGCTGATTAAAAAAGCCCTGATAGAAGGCGGCTCATGGTGGAACCAGGCTTTCGAAGCTGCCGGTTATAAAAATGCTTTTATTGTAAAAGAATTACCAGAAGGCGCCGACCCGATGGATATGCGCTATAACGTAGTGAACTGGGTAAACCGCTCAGGCAGCCCGCAAAGGGCGTTTTCGTATGGTATGTCGTACATCGACCCTCGTACCGGCGAAATCCTGAAAGGTGAAGTAACTTTGGGTTCAGACCGCCACCGCCAGGATTATCTACTTGCAGAAGGTTTATTACAACCTTATATTGATGGTAAACCGATACCAAAGGCAATGGAGCAAATGGCGTTGGCTCGGATCCGCCAGTTATCGGCACATGAGATTGGCCACACGCTTGGTTTGTACCACAATTACACCAGCAGCACGCACGACAGGGCTTCGGTAATGGATTATCCTTTCCCGCGCTTTAGTATGAAGGCTGATGGTAGCATCGATGTATCAGACGCTTACGCAAAAGGTATCGGTAGCTGGGATAAACGCGCTATTATGTGGGGTTACTCCGACTTTCCGAAAGGAACGAATGAGGATGAGGCGCTGGACAAGATTATGAAAGAAACCCTGGCGCAAGGCCACATCTTTATCCCTGATATTGGCGGTGGCGTACACCCGTTATCTCACCAGTGGGATGATGGTGTTAACCCGGTTGACCAGCTAACCAAACTGATGACCATCCGCCGTCATATTCTGGATAATTTCTCTGAGAAAGCAATCCGTCAGGATGCGCCGATGTCGACCTTAGAGGAAGTTTTGGTGCCGATGTACCTGCTGCACCGTTATCAGATCGAAGCGGTATCTAACTCAATCGGTGGCCTTTACTTTACACATGCGCTTAAAAACGATGGCGAAACGGTTACCAAAATGATTGACCCTGCCGAGCAATGGCGTTCTATCGATGGTTTATTATCAACCATTACGCCCGAAGCATTAGCTTTGCCGGAAGGCTTGATCGAGAAAATCCCACCGCGCCCGGTAGGTTTTCCGTCAACGGTTGAAACTTTTGGTGGCCATACCGGCGTAACGTTCGACCCGCTTGGCGCTGCCGAAAGTGCCGCAAGTACGACTCTGGGTTACCTGTTAGATGCTGATCGTGCTGCCCGTTTAATCGAGTATAACTCGCGCGACGAAAAACAGCCAGGCTTTATGCCAATGGTTGATAAACTGCTCGAAAAAACCTGGAAAGCACCAATTGAGCCGGGCTACAAAGGTGAACTACATATACTGGTTAATAACCTAACCACTAAGTACCTATTACAACTGGCAGCCAATAGCCGTGCCGGCGAAAACGTAAGGGGAGAAGCCCTGCTGGAAATTACCGAGCTAAGCACCTGGATGGGTAGCCAATTGGTAAGTGCATCGCCAAAACAAAAGGCGGCTATTTACTTTGCGCTTTCGCAGATCAACGAGTTTCAGAAGAACCCGGAGAAATTCCAACCTGCAGAGCCTTTGGATATGCCGCCTGGCGCACCAATCGGTATGCCATCAAACGAGTTTGAGTTTTAA
- a CDS encoding DUF551 domain-containing protein: MDWISVKDKLPAPQEPVLVLIHADDEDYLRFNSMQVAYHWVNQWIGKDSGLSEVTHWLPLPPAPKAPVDTHFEAVKFAADSVMSHYVPADNKAQSFSFTLTVEGRTHTAYYERDTDGYWDFKRYTQ; the protein is encoded by the coding sequence ATGGACTGGATTTCTGTAAAAGATAAATTACCCGCACCTCAAGAACCCGTTTTGGTACTGATACATGCCGATGATGAAGACTATCTACGCTTCAACAGTATGCAGGTAGCCTATCACTGGGTTAACCAATGGATTGGTAAAGACAGCGGGTTGAGCGAAGTAACCCATTGGCTCCCGCTTCCCCCAGCACCTAAAGCTCCGGTTGATACCCATTTTGAAGCTGTGAAATTTGCAGCCGATAGCGTAATGAGCCATTATGTACCTGCTGATAACAAAGCCCAGTCATTCTCATTTACTCTTACCGTGGAAGGCAGAACCCATACCGCTTATTACGAGCGCGACACCGATGGCTATTGGGATTTTAAGAGATACACGCAATAA
- a CDS encoding SDR family oxidoreductase, whose product MSLFSSRIDVRQPLNKQTIVITGASSGIGRATAIELAQYGCKLVLAARSKEALDEVVDVCDRLGAKSIAIVTDVTDPDAVKELAKDACTFGKCIDVWINIAGIGLLGEFSAVPLEAHTQVIQTNLMGYIHGAYAAMPYFKKQRYGTLINMNSAGAYVAMPYSVAYTASKFGARGYAEALRTEMIDFPDIHICDVYAGFVDTPGPVHAGNYTGKKLKPIPPVIPTTKVASEIVGLVQNPRDSVVIGSTAFMAKIGQSLSPKITRFGLLKFMQHYFKNAECEPVTNGTIFEPGDKRTDYKIAGGYASKKITKSRAKLAGIASLAATGAFLIVRKLL is encoded by the coding sequence ATGAGTTTATTCAGTTCCAGAATTGATGTCCGCCAACCGCTTAATAAGCAAACTATTGTAATAACAGGTGCGTCTAGCGGCATAGGCCGGGCCACCGCAATTGAGTTGGCGCAGTATGGCTGTAAATTGGTACTGGCCGCCCGTAGCAAAGAAGCGCTCGACGAAGTTGTTGATGTATGCGACCGCCTCGGTGCCAAATCTATTGCCATAGTAACCGATGTAACCGACCCCGACGCCGTTAAAGAACTGGCTAAAGACGCCTGTACTTTTGGAAAATGTATTGATGTGTGGATCAACATTGCAGGTATAGGCTTGCTGGGCGAATTTAGCGCCGTACCGCTCGAAGCCCATACCCAGGTAATCCAAACCAACCTGATGGGGTACATACATGGTGCTTACGCTGCCATGCCATATTTTAAAAAGCAACGCTACGGCACATTAATTAATATGAATTCGGCAGGTGCTTATGTGGCTATGCCTTACTCTGTGGCGTATACAGCCAGTAAGTTTGGCGCACGTGGTTATGCAGAAGCATTGCGTACCGAAATGATCGACTTCCCCGATATTCATATCTGCGATGTATACGCCGGTTTTGTAGATACGCCCGGGCCGGTGCATGCTGGCAATTACACAGGTAAGAAGTTAAAGCCTATCCCGCCGGTAATCCCTACAACTAAGGTAGCCTCCGAAATTGTAGGCCTGGTACAAAACCCGCGCGATAGTGTAGTAATTGGCAGCACTGCTTTTATGGCGAAGATCGGCCAGTCGTTATCACCCAAAATTACCCGCTTCGGACTGCTTAAATTTATGCAGCATTATTTTAAAAATGCCGAATGCGAACCCGTAACCAACGGAACTATTTTTGAGCCGGGCGATAAACGCACTGACTATAAAATAGCAGGCGGCTACGCTTCTAAAAAAATAACCAAAAGCAGAGCAAAGCTGGCAGGTATAGCAAGCTTGGCTGCTACGGGCGCGTTTTTGATTGTGCGGAAGTTGTTGTAG
- a CDS encoding MFS transporter: MTTEQIELKSTALRPAVLRAAVGAMFFMAGLCFASWASRIATIQQKLNLSDAALGGVLFALPVGLMLSLPFSGWAVNKIGSRILLTIAIITYSILLVSLGSVTHVYQLIMCLVAFGFASNATNIAVNTQAVATEKLYTKPIMASFHGLWSLAGFTGAGIGTFMIGKNIQPMYHFMLICAMTVIVVLFCLQYLHNDRNDHTSSGPAFVIPDKSLIKLGLIAFCSMICEGAMFDWSVIYFKKIVLAEKAWIAAGYTAFMCTMATGRFIADWFSARFGLKRTLQISGTLTATGLMIAVLFPTLYTAIGGFLLVGFGVSSVVPMVYSAAGRSKTMSPGAAIAAVSTISFVGFLVGPPVIGFLAGAFTLRVSFTFIALMGTCVVILATKAKVE, from the coding sequence ATGACAACAGAACAAATTGAGTTAAAATCAACAGCGCTTCGCCCGGCGGTATTAAGGGCAGCGGTTGGGGCTATGTTTTTTATGGCGGGTTTATGCTTTGCCAGCTGGGCTTCGCGCATTGCCACTATTCAGCAAAAACTCAATTTATCTGATGCTGCACTTGGCGGTGTATTGTTTGCTTTGCCTGTGGGTTTAATGCTATCGCTTCCATTTTCGGGCTGGGCGGTTAATAAAATTGGCAGCCGCATACTACTCACTATCGCTATTATTACGTATAGCATATTGCTGGTTAGCCTTGGTTCTGTAACACATGTTTACCAACTTATTATGTGCCTTGTAGCATTCGGTTTTGCCAGCAATGCCACCAATATTGCTGTAAATACACAGGCCGTAGCTACCGAAAAATTGTATACCAAGCCCATCATGGCTTCCTTCCACGGTTTGTGGAGTTTGGCTGGTTTTACGGGTGCGGGTATCGGCACCTTTATGATTGGTAAAAACATCCAGCCGATGTATCACTTCATGCTTATTTGTGCGATGACGGTCATAGTGGTATTATTCTGCTTGCAATACCTGCACAATGATCGCAACGACCACACCAGCAGCGGACCGGCTTTTGTGATCCCCGATAAATCATTAATTAAACTCGGCCTCATAGCTTTCTGCTCCATGATTTGCGAGGGTGCCATGTTCGACTGGAGCGTGATCTATTTCAAGAAAATTGTACTGGCCGAAAAAGCCTGGATAGCCGCAGGCTATACCGCCTTTATGTGCACCATGGCTACCGGCCGTTTTATTGCCGATTGGTTTTCAGCTCGTTTCGGCCTGAAAAGAACCTTGCAAATTAGCGGTACACTGACTGCAACCGGATTAATGATTGCCGTGTTATTCCCAACCCTGTATACTGCAATCGGTGGCTTTTTACTGGTTGGTTTCGGCGTATCATCAGTAGTGCCGATGGTTTATAGTGCAGCAGGGCGGTCTAAAACCATGTCACCAGGTGCGGCTATTGCTGCGGTATCAACTATTAGCTTTGTAGGCTTTTTAGTTGGCCCACCGGTTATTGGTTTTCTGGCAGGCGCATTTACGTTAAGGGTTTCGTTTACATTTATTGCACTGATGGGGACCTGTGTGGTGATATTGGCTACTAAGGCGAAGGTGGAGTAA
- a CDS encoding MBL fold metallo-hydrolase: MINIRYVITLFFCFAVMSANAQHNFKLVPLGVLGGADESNLSAYMLAPQGSDHYICLDAGTLRAGINKAVANKVFNVPAEHVLRQYIKGYFISHSHLDHVSGLILNSPDDSTKSIYGFADCLKTLETHYFTWTSWANFADAGEAPALKKYHYEVLTPGEEMPIKNTEMTVKAFPLSHSNLISTAFLVKSQNSYVLYLGDTGPDAIEKSTNMHKLWEAIAPLIKNKSLKAIMIETSFPDEQPDKSLFGHFTPKWLMSEFTELETLTGAGELKGFNVIITHLKLPQTNIVKIKQQLNAENKLQLHLIYPKQGEAISL, from the coding sequence ATGATTAATATCAGATACGTTATTACCCTGTTTTTTTGTTTCGCTGTAATGTCGGCCAATGCCCAGCATAATTTTAAATTGGTGCCGCTTGGTGTTTTAGGCGGTGCCGACGAAAGCAACCTCTCGGCCTATATGTTAGCGCCCCAGGGTTCTGATCATTATATATGCCTCGATGCCGGTACACTGCGTGCAGGCATTAACAAAGCTGTGGCCAATAAAGTATTTAATGTGCCCGCAGAGCATGTTTTAAGGCAATATATTAAAGGCTATTTTATTTCGCACTCGCACCTCGACCATGTATCAGGCTTGATACTGAACTCGCCGGATGACAGCACGAAGAGCATTTACGGTTTTGCTGATTGCCTGAAAACCCTCGAAACCCATTACTTTACCTGGACCAGCTGGGCCAATTTTGCCGATGCCGGCGAAGCCCCTGCGCTTAAAAAATACCATTACGAGGTATTAACCCCAGGCGAAGAAATGCCGATCAAAAACACCGAAATGACGGTAAAGGCTTTTCCGCTAAGCCACTCTAATTTAATAAGTACAGCCTTTTTGGTAAAAAGCCAAAACAGCTATGTTTTATACCTGGGAGATACCGGCCCCGATGCCATTGAGAAAAGCACCAACATGCACAAACTTTGGGAAGCGATAGCCCCGCTGATTAAAAATAAAAGCTTAAAAGCGATTATGATCGAAACCTCATTTCCGGATGAGCAGCCGGATAAATCACTCTTCGGTCACTTCACTCCAAAATGGTTAATGAGCGAATTTACAGAGCTGGAAACACTCACAGGAGCAGGTGAATTGAAAGGCTTCAACGTTATTATTACCCACCTTAAACTACCGCAAACCAATATCGTTAAAATTAAGCAACAGTTAAATGCGGAGAATAAATTACAACTGCATTTAATTTATCCGAAACAGGGTGAAGCGATCTCTTTATAA
- a CDS encoding AI-2E family transporter has translation MITKLPTMPFYAKLALTLIGIISLGYLIIIGKEILDPLMFGFLFAILLLPLSNFLENKLRLPRSAGAFISILIMIAAIGGICYLIGTRISSLADDWPMLKKQIDQSTGDIQQWIESTFHLNVDKQMVYVHNTTKKIMSSGTEVIGATFLSVSSLMLFFAFIIIFTFLLLIYRRLLLQFVLKAFGKKHTALVHDIAENIQSILRQYIVGLLLEMLVVSCIACALFWVIGIKYAALLGIITGLFNIIPYIGIFTALLLSTIITFATGAMSKALFVAVGVIVIHAVDANFLLPVIVGSKVRLNALITFLGILIGEMLWGLSGMFLSIPTIAILKIIFDRIEDLKPWGYLLGGDYEFKKSEQKKMKTE, from the coding sequence ATGATTACAAAACTACCTACCATGCCTTTTTATGCCAAACTTGCGCTTACCTTAATTGGCATTATTTCGCTTGGCTACCTCATTATTATCGGGAAAGAGATTTTGGACCCGCTAATGTTTGGGTTTTTGTTTGCTATATTACTATTGCCATTATCTAATTTTCTGGAAAACAAGCTCCGCCTGCCGCGAAGCGCAGGTGCCTTTATATCTATTTTGATTATGATTGCTGCTATTGGCGGCATTTGTTACCTGATAGGTACACGTATATCCAGCCTGGCTGATGACTGGCCAATGCTGAAAAAGCAAATAGACCAATCAACCGGGGATATCCAGCAGTGGATAGAATCTACATTTCACTTAAATGTAGATAAGCAGATGGTTTATGTGCATAATACCACAAAAAAAATCATGTCATCGGGCACAGAGGTTATAGGGGCTACCTTTTTATCGGTATCATCGCTCATGTTGTTTTTTGCGTTCATTATCATCTTTACTTTTCTGCTGCTCATATATCGCAGGCTATTATTGCAGTTTGTGTTAAAGGCCTTTGGTAAAAAGCACACAGCATTGGTTCATGATATTGCAGAAAACATTCAATCTATTTTACGGCAGTACATCGTTGGGCTTTTGTTAGAGATGCTGGTGGTATCATGTATTGCATGTGCTTTATTTTGGGTTATTGGCATTAAATACGCCGCTTTGCTGGGTATTATAACCGGGCTGTTTAACATTATACCTTACATAGGTATTTTTACTGCTTTATTACTAAGTACCATTATCACCTTTGCTACTGGCGCCATGAGTAAAGCTTTGTTTGTAGCTGTAGGCGTAATAGTTATACATGCTGTTGATGCCAACTTTTTGCTACCGGTAATTGTAGGTTCAAAGGTGAGGCTAAATGCACTGATTACTTTCCTGGGGATATTGATTGGTGAAATGTTGTGGGGCCTTTCGGGCATGTTCCTGTCAATTCCAACTATTGCCATCCTTAAAATCATTTTTGATCGTATTGAAGATCTTAAGCCCTGGGGTTATTTATTAGGGGGCGATTACGAGTTTAAGAAATCGGAACAAAAGAAAATGAAAACCGAGTAA
- the ligA gene encoding NAD-dependent DNA ligase LigA encodes MSAAQQAKQQIDALTAELRQHTYNYYVLAQPTISDYDFDKKLEHLAELEKQFPEFLEPDSPTQLIGGEITKEFKTVRHRWPMLSLGNTYNEQELLDFDQRIKKAIGDNFEYVCELKFDGLSMSITYEHGKLVRAVTRGNGVEGDEVTTNVKTIHSIPKKLGAGDYPDMFEIRGEVFMHRKAFERLNDERIEAGEVPYANPRNFASGTMKLQDSGEVAKRPLDCFLYFLYTEKVLFKTHWESLQAAKSWGFHVSEHSKLCGNISEVLDFINYWEEKRFDLSFDIDGIVIKVNNYNQQEELGFTAKVPRWAIAYKYKAEQVETVLESVVYNVGRTGAVTPVANLKPVQLAGTTVKRATLHNANQILLLDLHEGDSVYVEKGGEIIPKIISVNPAKRKPDAPAIEYVTHCPACGTLLERKEGEAAFYCPNDEGCPPQIVSKMQHYVGRRAMNIDGLGDETIETLYQKGYIKHISDIYELHNKYDELKTMDRFGEKSIRNMLDGIEKSKQMPFEKVLFGLGIRYIGETVAKKLVAYFKTIDRLMAASLEELVAVDEIGERIAQSLIEYFGGEKHREEIAKLQSQGLQFVSEEKEVVLASESLSGKSFIISGVFEKYSRDELKDIIEQNGGKILSSISAKLNYLVAGDNMGPAKLEKANKLNIPIISDEELLGMI; translated from the coding sequence ATGTCAGCCGCACAGCAAGCAAAACAACAAATTGATGCATTAACTGCCGAGTTAAGGCAGCACACTTATAACTATTACGTTCTGGCCCAGCCCACTATATCAGATTATGATTTTGATAAAAAGCTGGAGCATTTAGCTGAATTGGAAAAACAATTCCCCGAGTTTTTGGAACCCGATTCGCCCACACAATTAATCGGCGGCGAAATCACCAAAGAGTTTAAAACAGTTAGGCACCGATGGCCCATGCTCTCTCTGGGTAATACCTATAATGAGCAGGAATTGCTGGATTTCGATCAGCGGATTAAAAAAGCTATTGGCGATAACTTCGAATATGTGTGCGAGCTGAAGTTCGATGGCTTATCCATGAGTATTACTTATGAGCATGGTAAACTGGTGCGTGCGGTAACCCGTGGCAATGGTGTGGAAGGCGACGAGGTGACTACTAATGTAAAAACCATCCACAGCATACCTAAAAAACTGGGAGCTGGCGATTACCCCGACATGTTCGAGATCCGTGGCGAGGTATTTATGCACCGCAAAGCCTTTGAGCGTTTAAATGATGAGCGTATTGAAGCCGGAGAAGTGCCTTATGCCAACCCGCGCAACTTTGCATCCGGCACGATGAAACTGCAGGACTCGGGCGAGGTAGCCAAGCGTCCGCTCGATTGTTTCCTGTATTTCCTATACACCGAGAAAGTTTTATTTAAAACCCACTGGGAAAGCCTGCAAGCCGCCAAAAGCTGGGGTTTCCATGTGAGCGAGCATAGTAAGCTGTGTGGTAACATATCAGAAGTACTTGATTTTATTAATTACTGGGAAGAAAAACGTTTCGATCTTTCTTTCGATATAGATGGTATCGTTATTAAAGTAAACAACTACAACCAGCAGGAAGAGCTTGGGTTTACCGCCAAAGTACCCCGCTGGGCCATTGCCTATAAATACAAAGCCGAACAGGTTGAAACTGTACTTGAAAGTGTGGTTTACAACGTTGGTCGCACCGGCGCAGTCACTCCTGTTGCTAATTTAAAACCGGTGCAGCTGGCAGGCACAACAGTAAAACGTGCTACACTGCATAATGCAAATCAGATTTTATTACTCGATCTGCACGAGGGCGATTCTGTTTACGTTGAAAAAGGTGGTGAAATTATCCCGAAGATCATCAGCGTAAATCCGGCAAAGCGCAAGCCCGATGCCCCGGCTATTGAATACGTAACCCACTGCCCTGCCTGCGGTACTTTGTTGGAGCGCAAGGAAGGCGAAGCGGCTTTCTACTGCCCTAATGATGAAGGCTGCCCACCGCAGATTGTGAGCAAAATGCAGCATTACGTAGGCCGTAGAGCCATGAATATTGATGGCTTGGGTGATGAAACCATCGAAACGCTTTATCAAAAAGGCTATATCAAACACATCAGCGATATTTACGAATTGCATAATAAATATGATGAGCTGAAAACGATGGACCGCTTCGGCGAAAAATCAATCCGAAATATGCTGGATGGTATCGAGAAATCTAAACAGATGCCCTTTGAGAAAGTGCTGTTCGGCCTGGGTATCCGTTACATCGGCGAAACTGTTGCTAAAAAACTGGTAGCTTACTTTAAAACCATCGACAGGCTGATGGCTGCTTCCCTGGAAGAACTGGTTGCTGTTGATGAAATTGGCGAACGAATAGCCCAAAGCCTCATCGAATACTTTGGCGGTGAAAAGCACCGGGAAGAAATTGCCAAACTGCAAAGCCAGGGCTTACAATTTGTATCCGAAGAAAAAGAAGTAGTACTGGCAAGCGAAAGCCTCAGTGGTAAATCGTTCATCATCTCGGGCGTATTCGAAAAATACTCGCGCGATGAGTTGAAGGATATTATCGAGCAAAACGGCGGTAAAATTTTAAGCAGTATTTCAGCTAAATTGAACTATCTGGTAGCTGGCGACAATATGGGCCCGGCTAAACTGGAGAAAGCCAATAAACTCAACATTCCGATTATTAGTGATGAGGAGTTGCTGGGGATGATTTAA